The Acidobacteriota bacterium genome includes a region encoding these proteins:
- a CDS encoding putative toxin-antitoxin system toxin component, PIN family — protein MRVFLDTNVIVGAAAARGLCADLLREVLARHELVVSEVLLDEVRTVLTGKIGVPRDIVSEVVALLRDGAVMASPEPVLSLPGCDPADTALISAAIHGKAALFVTGDRELQALRAALKGPGLPAIVSPREFWNRLRKP, from the coding sequence ATGAGGGTGTTCCTCGACACGAACGTCATCGTCGGTGCTGCGGCGGCCCGGGGGCTGTGCGCCGATCTCCTTCGCGAGGTTCTGGCTCGACATGAGCTTGTCGTTTCTGAAGTCCTCCTCGATGAAGTCCGCACTGTGCTGACGGGCAAGATCGGCGTTCCCCGGGATATTGTTTCCGAGGTCGTCGCTTTGCTTCGGGACGGCGCGGTTATGGCATCGCCGGAACCCGTCCTCTCCCTCCCTGGCTGCGATCCCGCCGACACCGCCTTGATCTCCGCGGCGATCCATGGAAAGGCCGCCCTATTCGTGACGGGCGACCGCGAACTGCAGGCGCTGCGCGCCGCGCTCAAAGGTCCGGGCCTTCCCGCGATCGTTTCGCCCCGGGAATTCTGGAATCGCCTGCGCAAGCCCTGA
- a CDS encoding ribbon-helix-helix protein, CopG family, producing MKTTMLTIRLDEELEALLDKASRRTGKSKSEIAREALRRQIRLETFESLRRRIMPFAEARGLLTDEDVFSKIS from the coding sequence ATGAAAACGACGATGCTGACGATCCGGCTGGATGAAGAACTCGAGGCCCTCCTCGACAAAGCCAGCCGGCGGACGGGGAAGAGCAAGAGCGAAATCGCCCGGGAAGCCCTCCGCCGCCAAATCCGTCTCGAAACCTTCGAATCGCTGCGCCGGAGGATCATGCCCTTTGCCGAGGCCCGCGGACTTCTGACCGACGAGGATGTCTTCTCCAAGATCTCATGA
- a CDS encoding DUF5700 domain-containing putative Zn-dependent protease → MTSRRIRWMFVAALLPVAVAAPAFAQVDFTGLDMFWDVVLILEQDADPEDGLWNRLFATPGYAVLTKSEFSREFFIRLFSLAFKPSLEEEREEFLRSEKKWAVAHLEHIQRAGERRTPIMEFRRSFVPESLVGRAAHIAAAWLSPAAIDGPPPVSFVVFGPDARGYIPVVIDVLLGMDLGERLVELLAHEFHHYYRNRILVYDREAVKDEDEDIVWVFDQFQAEGMANLVTYRNLLEDDDPAGGLPEDFKKWFEKSPEILRTLNDLLERAAESPEKQVELGKELKSTVPRSGHPTGFYMALTILDVLGKEDLIQATGDPLAFVLLYQKAASGKENETPRFSQKALDVVTRVFDR, encoded by the coding sequence ATGACAAGTCGACGGATCCGATGGATGTTCGTCGCCGCCCTTTTGCCGGTCGCCGTCGCCGCGCCGGCCTTCGCTCAAGTCGATTTTACGGGACTCGACATGTTTTGGGACGTGGTCTTGATCCTGGAACAGGACGCTGACCCGGAAGACGGGCTTTGGAATCGCCTTTTTGCCACTCCCGGATATGCCGTCCTGACAAAAAGTGAATTTTCCAGGGAGTTCTTCATCCGGCTGTTTTCTTTGGCCTTCAAGCCGTCCCTGGAGGAAGAACGGGAAGAGTTTCTGCGCTCGGAGAAGAAGTGGGCCGTCGCACATCTCGAACACATCCAACGCGCGGGCGAGAGGAGAACGCCCATCATGGAATTCCGAAGATCCTTCGTCCCGGAATCCCTTGTCGGGCGGGCCGCTCACATTGCGGCCGCCTGGTTGTCGCCGGCGGCCATAGATGGCCCTCCTCCCGTTTCCTTTGTGGTTTTCGGGCCGGACGCCCGAGGGTACATACCGGTTGTCATCGACGTTCTTCTCGGCATGGACCTGGGCGAACGGCTCGTCGAACTCCTGGCGCACGAGTTTCATCATTACTACAGGAACCGAATTCTCGTCTATGACAGGGAAGCCGTCAAGGACGAAGATGAGGACATCGTCTGGGTTTTCGACCAGTTTCAGGCCGAGGGCATGGCGAATCTGGTGACGTACCGGAATCTTCTGGAAGACGACGACCCGGCCGGCGGCCTCCCCGAGGACTTTAAAAAATGGTTTGAGAAGAGTCCCGAAATCCTGCGGACGTTGAACGACCTGTTGGAACGTGCGGCGGAATCGCCCGAAAAGCAGGTGGAGCTGGGAAAGGAACTCAAGAGCACCGTTCCCCGAAGCGGCCATCCGACCGGGTTTTACATGGCCTTGACCATCCTGGATGTCCTGGGGAAGGAGGATCTGATCCAAGCGACGGGCGATCCCCTGGCCTTTGTTCTCCTTTATCAAAAAGCCGCGTCCGGGAAAGAAAACGAAACGCCCCGGTTTTCCCAAAAAGCCCTGGATGTCGTCACCCGGGTATTTGACCGGTAG